Proteins from a genomic interval of Salmo trutta chromosome 39, fSalTru1.1, whole genome shotgun sequence:
- the spp2 gene encoding secreted phosphoprotein 24: MGELMIEVLCFYARQKMKWCGVLMVALLQSLCCSGLPLYQSELASTADKALVVTMTQVNNLYAGLRLYRVTRGSIKRVVPLGLNTYDLIMNFGIKETDCLKSSGEDPQRCAFRVGFFVPAASCTARVRVTAEFTQVVSLNCGQDSSSSESSSEENFTRKRQQLNVQPFGNRGSVLPAPGFSEATRFPSHSFSRQEVEPQPIPRGDSFGNHLE; the protein is encoded by the exons ATGGGGGAGTTGATGATCGAGGTGCTTTGTTTTTATGCTAGACAGAAGATGAAGTGGTGTGGTGTTCTCATGGTGGCCTTGCTGCAGTCTTTGTGCTGCTCAG GCTTGCCCCTGTACCAGTCAGAGTTGGCGTCCACGGCAGACAAGGCTCTCGTCGTGACCATGACCCAAGTCAACAATCTGTACGCTGGCCTTCGTCTATACCGAGTCACCCGTGGCTCTATCAAAAGG GTTGTTCCTTTGGGATTGAACACTTATGACCTGATAATGAACTTTGGGATCAAGGAGACCGACTGTCTGAAGAGCTCTGGAGAAGACCCACAGAGATGTGCTTTCAGAGTGGGCTTCTTTGTG CCTGCCGCCTCCTGCACCGCACGTGTTCGCGTCACTGCAGAGTTCACTCAGGTTGTGTCCCTGAACTGTGGTCAGGACAGCTCCAGCTCCGAGTCCAGTAGTGAAGAG AACTTCACGAGGAAGAGGCAGCAGTTGAACGTGCAACCATTTGGTAACAGGG GCTCTGTCCTGCCTGCGCCTGGCTTCTCCGAGGCCACTCGCTTTCCCAGCCACTCTTTCTCCAGACAAGAAGTGGAGCCTCAACCGATCCCAAGGGGCGACAGCTTCGGCAACCACCTGGAGTGA